ATCCACGGATTGGATCAAAACTCTGATATAAAATTCTTACCTCAACAGCGTACGACGTCCTGATTTGATTCTCGACTGTGTAAAGAGACGAGCCCTCGGGGTCGTTGATATCACGGAGAGCTTTCACAAAGAGTTTGGTGAGATCCATGTCACCAGTGATGTGTAGAGTTTTTTGACCTCGCCCTGGCGCTGATTCAGGATCTCGGTAAGAGGTCAATCCCTTGTTTACAACCTTGACAAGGACCAGTAGCATAGCGTCATATACTGCACATATTTTTCCAAGCTAAGAACGTGTTGATAGTGGACAGAAAGGCTATACCTAAAAACCTACGTTTCCACTTTGAGTCAACACATGGGCTTTGCCAATAGAGTCAATAGGCCTAATTACATTAAAGTACAAGTTCCCTTGACAATGCTTCAAATATTTCCCAGCATATGTACTATTTCCCCATGAACCAAGGGAAAAGCagtaaaaaatgaagtgtAGCACCCTGATTCTAGGTGTTGAgtttagacaaacatcattCTCAAATTGCACtatgatgtatatacattttCAGGCATCAGGTGagattggaaagaaatgaaaaaattaaaaaaaaacaagccctgTATTGCATTATTTTGACACTACTACtattttggctcaatatcagaataccaTTTGCTCAATTGAGCTGGACAATTTAAGGTTGATATTAGGTGATTCAAACCACATAAAAACAGGAGCTGATATTATTGCATGGATCAGAAGTTCAGACATTGTATCAAGTCAACAAGCACAATGTTTGAATAAAATTGGTCACCTGTTTCAAATTGCTCGCTTTTTAGCCCAAGCAGTACTTGGATGTTAAGTCATGATAACAAAAAAGTGTTATAGCTACATTAAAAAGTGATATTTGTTAGAACTTTGTAACAACTCTTTAGATTAAAGAATGTTAGCTCATAGTGCACATTGgtttgcttttgctttccCCTTCAAGATACAACAAAGTCCATAATCAGGTTCCCAAATGTGTgtttttctcacttttcctTGGGTTTAAAGGGGTAGCTGACAAATTCAATGAAAGTGTAGTGCCAGATAACCCATGGAttacgtcagtagtggagtggaaaacTTGGTCAAAGATTGAAAATCTTCTAGCcaggttttgtagagctatgcattacctcctgatcagatgcattcccactgagagagtgctcaatgaattccagcATTATGTTCAAGTACTCAATGAGGAGATAAataaaactgaaacgtcttctagcaaggttttccaagagctttccactccacaaCTGCCATTCTCCATGGATAGCTCAACACCACCTCATCTATATATTGGCTCTATATGGCCAAGTGAGCTGTTCAAGTTTTCAATCATAAGTTTAGATAATTGGACACCGTCTTCAAATCATGGTTTGTGATGTGGAACTTAGTGAACATTACTGGATCAGTTTTGTATGAACAGTTTtcctcttgaattttttttgatcaattttgacaCACAATAGCTAAATTGTTCATTATCCTCTCTTTCCACTATCAAAGTTGTTCTTGACTAAGCTCACCAATCCTACGTACCTTTTGCAGCGTTCCGCTTTGAACGCATTGTTCCAAATGCTCCTCAACGGCCTCATTTGAATACTGAGGATGATGCATGCGGATGCATGCAGAAATTCGATCCACATTGGGCCGTTGTTTTTGGTATCGAATCTTGTGAATTGCGTCTAGGAGCCATGAATGCCAAGTGACCAATGTCAAGGAGTTCTCCTCAGAGGCCATGTTTGGCATAACAATCAAAACCACAAAAATCTCTAACCATCAATAACGTGGCCTCGCGGTTATTGACACGTAAGTTCACACAGCCTGTAACAAAATTATGTCTGTCCCATTAACTCGTCATTACATCTTGAGGAGTAGGTTCTGTTCTGTCTAGTAGTTTTAGTGAAAGTTCAATTCATGTACATTGAATGAAGCACGTTTACATTCATCAATCTTCCAATGATGTCGACCAGAGGGCGTAATTAGCAGCCCTCCCACAAGGTTGACCACGGGAATCATTTAGCGGTTTGAACCCCTTTTCTCACTCAACCTCCTGTCTCGCCGTCAAAAGAAAACCCCGGGGAACAATTGTaagttttaaaacaaaaacaaaagggCGGGAACATATTCGGTCTTGTTTTCATTCCCAGACCTACAACGTCATTCAAATATTACAACCCAAGTGAGCACAACTGGCCCAGGGTGACGCATTCCGCCGTGTCAGGGCGATTTCAATGAACAACCGGCGATATTTGTCCCCTTAATCTGCGTTGCAATGAGGTGTTCCTTCCTGTCGAGATCTGGCGACTTCCAACTATCTCTGATCTACTTGAGGACCAGGTGGCCCAAATCTCAATGAATCTCTGACCAGCCTAAGCGCGCCGATTCGGCCGCAATTCTCTCTTCCCTCGGCTCGACGGCTCCTCTCCGCGCCGCGACAAAGTTCcgccattttgaaatgcgtcTCGCTCACGACTCGCCGTCTTTGACGTTAAAATAAACCCGCAAATCCCGAGAGGCCCGCCCAGATTCGGTGTGGCATCCGTGGCTGAGACCCCAATCTGGCATATGCATACAAGTTCAACGGCCTACACGCCCATTTCATAGGTTTAAATTGAGCTCAAAGATGACGCTCCTGATCCGAACTCCAAACGAACTCGCGCCTCACACAACGGACCTCGGGCCGAAGtacacaaaaacacaaaatttcaaattaagagCATAAAAACGAGGAATCCAAAGTCCGTTCGTACCTGAATCGAGAGCTTGGGCCTTGGCGATACCTATCGACACCTCAAAACCACACTACACTTATCATATtatgttgaattttgaacaatattcACTGCTCTTGTCTTTGTATAGACTATAGCCGATCGTCTCCTGCTTACAAGGTAGGTCTGCTGATGGCCTACAGAGTGCAGCAGCAGGGCTCGAGTAGCTGATGGCTCAGCTGCCTTCCAGCTGCCCTTGCCTAGAGCTCGCCTGGCGAACAGATGCTGCCGACCACTGTTCCAATCTTCAATCTGGCTCCAGCTACTGCAAAGCTACAATCGGATCAGGGATATTGCCACAGAGATAGGTTCTTGGGGACGGATATGTTATCTGTCTTGGGGATTAAACTAAAATTCCAAGGATAAAGCAGCCGTACTCAAGGGGTGTAGTAGATCAATGCCTAAATGCGGGCACAGAGGGTACAGGTTAGTAAAGTGTAGATGTGTCTAGGTAGACAAGATTGGGCAACATCTGTGGCGTGAAGAGAGCCATGGACTAAAGTGGAAAAAGGCTAGAGCAACTGCATCTCTGCTCACAAACCAAGGTAATATTGGATTGGCGGCGCCAAATAGACTGCGACAAGAATAATTGGAATGAGACCGTATAAAATGCTCCTTCTGGCCCATCATTAACGGCCAAGAAGGGTTAGAAATGAGAGGTTGGGCGATGTTTCTTGGCTCACAAAGTGCACCAATCTTTAGATGGAGTTTTTTAGGGAATGCAAGGGTCGAAAAGTAGATATATATCTTGTGATTCATATAACTTCAGTTCAATGTGAAGCCATAGCAAGGGCAAATAGTGACGAGTTTAGGAGggttatatttttttacattttgttacGTTGGCATTTCAATCAATTGTCAATACTTGTCAATTTAATGTCACGAGGCGGTAGAATTTGGAAACGATTATTTCCCGGCACTTTTTTACAGACGtctttaccgctactgggGATGGGGTTCAAGACGCAAAAAAGTATTAATCTAacttgattttacattcatataaCATTTGATCCACGAGCGAAATAGAgttgattcattttgaaatggagcAGACTGAGGGAGAATCAATCTGATCCCGGACGTTAcgactagggccggccaaaacttgcatataAATATGCTCTATTTGACTgcaaaattgcatcaaaaatgacctgaatttgcacaaaaatttgcaaataaattcGTCAAAACATGGCACTGAGTCGTTCTGGAGGGCTGTaaaggctatttttgccttccaaatcaagcagTCGTCAATGAGAAGTAAATTTCTGTCATATTACCTCTCAGAACAATGATGTGTACCTACTATACCGGGGAAGAAGAGGCTAGCCATGGCatcgtattggtagagcatgTGCTTTCCAGCTCCAATATGCatatcctggtttgatcccaggctagtCCAGTCAaacttctttgcagtatttagaTTACTGTATGAGTTGCAGCTCcgacaacttaaatgggcaaacaaGCGGTTACTCCTGAAAGTGAGgcaataattaatgttggttgtgacAACAAAGTGGGAATCTCCTTCAATTAGGACACCTATTATCAGATGGAAGGCCAAGTGAAAGGGCTGTCATCtgactttttaacaaataAACCAACCTTGGGGAGAAGGCTCTTGCATTGTTCAAGCTGCCTCTCAAACCAATCAGCTAGACGAGTCCCTTGCACACATATCTTTAATATTTCCATAATTAAAACGTCAAAAATTgctgataaaattgcaaaattggcAGAAAAATCTGGgatttgcaagttttttttgcaaaattgcacaatttgcaggatgcaagttttgacgGCCCTAATTACGGACGTAGTTaagggtaagattaaggcctccgtcgaatatgaccagttacaaactgagagtaaggtggttcaggaggtcaggtcgaacCCGAATGCTTTTTTCTCTTAggcgaactctaagagaaaaatgaaacactttgttgggccttttgaggttgatggggaagccattagcaatgtagagactatggctaacatgcttgaagatcagttctccagtgtgttttcaaccccactgagttcagaagcaacagcacaTTGCTCTGAAGGAGCCTGTtcagattgacaaggttagtcaagtagagcgtttagatgatcttgtagtcacagatcaagatgcgttagaggccatcagggacttgaggctttcaagttctcctggtcttgatggcgtgacatctcagttcctgatgagatgctcgctggttctcgctcctgttttatcgtacttgatgcgttccatcttggaccagggcaagtttccatcttcactaaagatagctcatgttgttccaatttttaaagagggaaataagtcgctccccagtaattacaggccgatttctctcacttcaaatattgcgaaggtgtttgagaagatcatgaagttcaaacttgttgaatttcttgatattcatgaagtccttcctcctagccagcacaggttccgagcacattttagcacggttacccaactgattgatcatattgagcaaattattgagggactagagcGCCATGAaccagttgatgttgtctatcttgattttgccaatgcctttgacaaggtagatcatggccttttgttgaatagacttcatgacattgggacccaaggcaaggttctcaattggataagaagtttcatttcaggtaggaagcaattggttaaggttgagggatcccttagtgacatacatgatgtcaagtcaggtgttccccagggttcgatcttagggccccttcTGTTCATAAttttcgttgccccgcttcaaaagcttagtatcactgccagtctctcttcttatgctgacgatacaaagttagtttctggtaggaatggccaagattccagtagccttgcaaaggacttaaatcgaatctactcttgggtaactgagagtaatatggccctgaacggaatgaaattccgctcaatgacatttgggtcaaatcCTTTAAacactccactcgtagataatggaggtaaagatattgagcaggtctcatctatgaaagatctagatgtagtcctccaaaataatggaaaattcgatgagcatatccagttgaaggtgggtaaggcttttcaaatgtgcggttggatatatcgcacgtttatgtccagagatagtatcacgacgctaactctgtacaagtcgattgttcagccacatcttgaatatgcttcacccatttgggctccaatgagttcagcaggtttgcaaaaggtcgaacaagtccaaagatgtttcactaggaacatcacaggctttagagagctctcgtattgggagaggctaaaaaagttgggactgtactgtgttcagagaaggtacgaaaggtatctgatactgtacgtcttcaaaagcatacatgagctttgtcccaacccaggatttagggtcaattctagtgaccattgaggcttaatgtgcattttgagagcaccttcaattcttcgagaatccaggccagttaaagcaatgaagtccaactctcttcgttctcgggctccttcattgtttaatttgattCCTTTTAATATTTgcagggaatacgtaggccttgttgatccggtagcatctttcaagtcagacttggacaaatttttagatagcattccagatcaaccctacattcaaggattagctcggtctgccaactcaaattcgttggtagaccaaatatcatataaaaattgaaaggtaataaatagacgaattataacctttcattttaatagtactgggaattacattccttgtagcggttagaaaagcccgtgaaaaaacaaaccaaaatatgaaaaaaatatgacacttgccaattttgaatttggaaatggatgatgtAATAACCGCCCGCGCTAGCCTGGAGCAACTTTCGACACTAGCTTCTAACATGATCAGTGATCACAAAAGGTGTAAGATTATAGATAAAAGTTTCGTAATATATATTTTTCGACAGTTAAAAAATTGGccgctttttcttctttattggTAGTATTGGTTAATGATTTTTCTCTGGACAGTCTAGATTTTCGCTTATCAAAGGATGCAAAAGAATGAGACACATATTCCAAACCCAATACTTTACCTAAACGAGCTAGAAGAGAAATATGGAACAAAGTTTTGAACTCAGGAGGTGTACAGAAATGGTTCATGttgattttcttcatgtttttttatctctaaatgtttcaaaattccaTTCCTAAACTTGtagatttttgtttcaaaagattttCTACAGAAATTTAGCTTGAAAACTCAATAGTTGgagttttactttttctatgtACTTTAGAGATTATTTAACGAATACAAAAGCACATTTGGGTTTTGTGAAAGACACACTCCGTGGAATACCTATAAAGCCCAAAGAAGACTAGTTACCGAAAAACTTCTAAATAACAATTCCAAACCAACAAGCTACggtaaaattggaaaaaaaaacgatttgCAATTATGTTAACCAATCTCATCTTTCACATTCAATTCTTTACCAAAAGGTAAGCCCCCAATTTACATGGGGACTATTCTTTGACCTTCCCGAATTCAAAACTGCGTCTCATATTTCTCctccctttcattttgataaaatccCGTTATTCGAATACGTTCCAACTCAAGATTAAAAATTCTAAATTTTACCGAAAACCTTGGAACTTACATTGCTTCTCAACATTAACACCATGataaccatagaaaaccataactagaatgcttaagttcaacaggagctgtaccgcatgagcatgttttcaggtcagctgacgctggtggaaatgggacaaagttatttcgttaaatctcgcttcaggcaagttgaatcattatcatgaaacgtttgttattcctcttaaatcttaatttcttttgaatcttacaaatatacaagtagaaagagtggtagaataataaaaaacatgctttttagggcataatacacgtaacatgtcaaaaaaagatttggacattagtagagcaaataatgtactctattgattgcccttgtttagcaacgcatctcgaaaatctcgaaagtgtaacaaaatgtatcagaaattgcaacgcaatgatgaggcattcggaattttgttttaatctcCCAAcgatgtgcttgaatgtgggctacatgattgcgcctatacgtaaacaaggtaattccgacacctctggaggtcagcctgaacccagacttgtttcagttaagtgtttccaccacatggatgaaaactttaacttgagccccattttaacctcttcaaaatttcgttcttaaaaatgtggtcggacaacttactcaaacccgttttatgaagcgtgctggacgagagcaattgcttgacaaggagtcttattaggggtttctactctgaatttggacgagccgtcaacgattcaaatttgcaccatagttgtcctaagtagcttgactacgaatgaaacatattttccaccagcgacagctgagacaaaaacatgcgatcgcagcgcccttgatcgatctatatatggAGTTATCTATGATGATAACATACGACAACCATGTAAAGACGTTCCATTGAACACAGTTACCGATATCAAGTACGCATCGCCAAACCTTTCCCTCACTCAAATAAACGTTGGACCTTCGTTTCATAACCAAATTTCGATAAATGTGACCTAACGCGTCGTCTCCTTTGTGTATCTATCTATGAAGCCTTACAGGAACCTTTGCACCTTGACACTTCCGTAACTCCCGCTAAGCCAATGGATCTAATGGATCCAGTAGCATGGGACCTTTCCCGTGGATCAGTTAATTATGAAGTGTGTTCCTGATATTTTAGCTTGGTGTGTGGTGGCCTTGTCTATCCCGATTTCTGGTGGATATCCCTACAAACCCATTATTGGTGCGCATGACCCTAAAGCTCACTTAAGATGAAATAATctaatacatttttcatgtttaGACTTGAGAGACATAGAGTCCATCGATTATGAGCTCTCAGAATATGATGGCTTCAAAAACGACCAGGATCTGGATGGGTGAGAGTTATAATTGACTGATGCAATTTGGGACTAATGAGACCATCTCCTAAGCTCTGCTGAGACTATCATACCTTCCTAAAATTATACATCAGTGTTCAAAGGTCGTTTGCACCGCTAATTGATACTTTAATAATTTTGTGTTGCAACGAAGACCAACATCGTTAATGGTTTGTTTACTCTGAGTGTGTGGTTGTATTAAAGGAGGTTAAAACTGTgatgtttttgatgatgaaCAATGCTTCGATAGTTGTCGTGGCTGGGGGTGTCCTTCGGTTGATTGttgaaaatatgtatttttttgatcatcaaaagGCAAAATTAGTATTTAATGAAACTCTTGTCGCAACCACAAATTTCATATTCCTCATTCCTAGTTTGATTTTGTCTTACTCAGCACTTTAAAGAGCTTCACAACAATCCGTGTTTTAAGACAGacgtttaaaaaaatattaaccAACCAGATCCAAACTTTGGGCATTTTTATCCAAACCCCCAATTCAATCAAAGGTTAAAAAGCTATTGGTCAAATAAAGGTTATCTCTAATTCAAGCGATATATCATTGatcaaagcctttttttctttcaagtatTATGGATAATGACAGCCCATCAGATCCAAGAAACTCCGAGATTATAACATCTCTCCTGCAAGAAAATAAAGCACTGAAGGTAAGAAGGGTTCACCCAACATTATTGTGATTAACGTAAAAGCCTGGTATTATGCTCTTTTCCAGCCTGAACGGGGCACGTCAAATACGGGAAACAATGTcaatattatcattttcaatggtAGTGCTCGTGCAAGCAAGAGAACACAAAATGAAGACTCCCAATATCCCAGAAGAGGGAAAAGTAAGTGTGACACACATTTGATCAATTATAGTTTTCATCAGTACAATAATGGCTGTGCTAGAAATCGACACTCAAATATAATACACGCAAGATAGCACGAGAAAAAGGTTTTATGGCATACAAAACAAAAGACAGGGCGAGACAAAATCTTGGTGTGTCCTTTTTCGGTTTTTGTGTGcattttttatgcttttttgcGGGCTTTTAtgaccgctacagggaatagtactattaaaatgaaaggttataatttgcattgttattacctttcaatcttcatatgatgtttggtctaccaacgaatttgaattcaaattttacaGAAGTTTTTCGAAAATATGATAATATTAATTTACCCATTAACACCAAAGCTATCGACCAAAAAGAAACACTTCTATCAAAGTTAATGATAGCTTTCTATCAAATCCCTAACCTTTTAATAACCTCTTCATAATGCCacaatgatatatttttgcaTTGTTGTCTCGACCCAACAGAATTAAGATAAATCCTGAATCACATATTTTAGATTTAAATTCAGAGGGTCTCACGATTTCAATGCATAAGTCATGCTCGCTGTGCTTGTGCATACGTACATACCCTCCCtgcattttcatttgcagATATCGAATCCGAGCGACCCACTACAGAAACGGCGcttatcatcatttttattaCCCTTCTCATAGCTTTCACCTACTTCTGCATCGGACTCTCCTGTTATCGGCCTTTGATAGAGACACTCTGTATTTCAAATCCACAAGAGGACATTGATAAGGATGAAAAATAAAGATGGCGTTCAAGACGAGAGGTTGCGTTAAGAGCTTTTCATTTCTATCCGCCAAGCTAAAAAGGGCGAAGAGCAATGGGTCTTTCTCCTCTTTACCgcgttttttgtttttgtttgaaaatggtgAGATTATGGACATTAAGATGATAATGTCTAGTCATTTGGCCCAtgagattttgaattttgcacGAATGTAGTCGCTCGTGATGAAACATATGGAGGGATGTTTTTGCTCGAGTTTTTACTCCGCAAAGATATGAATTCTTAATTATGGCTCTGCGACATTAGCAATTCAAAGTCCTTTGTTTATCTCCCAATAAAGTTGTCAGCTACAAGCTGAATTAATTGAGATATGATCCGCGGGAGGTCATGGAAATCAAGCCCTGGATATAAAGAAGAGTTGTTGAATTCTATTCGAAATCGTCTTAAAAAGTTTTTCGTGAAACTGGTTCCAGTACTCGAGAATGGTTCTTTTTGTCCCGTCGTTCATGCTCTGAATGACTTTCATTCACATTTTATGGGTTTCGCTTCATTTGCGTTCCTTTTTTACGAATTGAGTATATTGCATTTATTATAAGACAGGAAAGGGAGAGGAAAAACTGCCATTATTCACACCTCTTTTTGCAAGAGGATATATCGAGTCGAGGTGAAAGAGATGATGACATAATTTCACAAAAGGAggcaaaaaagtgaagagatAAAACTAGCGGatatgtttcatttcaagccattagacttga
This Tigriopus californicus strain San Diego chromosome 12, Tcal_SD_v2.1, whole genome shotgun sequence DNA region includes the following protein-coding sequences:
- the LOC131892408 gene encoding uncharacterized protein LOC131892408; translation: MKCVPDILAWCVVALSIPISGGYPYKPIIDLRDIESIDYELSEYDGFKNDQDLDGIMDNDSPSDPRNSEIITSLLQENKALKPERGTSNTGNNVNIIIFNGSARASKRTQNEDSQYPRRGKNIESERPTTETALIIIFITLLIAFTYFCIGLSCYRPLIETLCISNPQEDIDKDEK